In Kineococcus sp. NBC_00420, a single genomic region encodes these proteins:
- the ftsR gene encoding transcriptional regulator FtsR, producing MTIGEVLAILTPDFSDVSISKIRFLEEQGLVEPGRTPAGYRKFSSDDVDRLRYVLSAQRDHYLPLKVIRENLEAMDRGLEPPEQPGAAPRVPEVVAAGSVPGADRFDGHAANLRLTRLEILRESGVDAELLDALEGFGVLSPAPGGPWYDGEALEVLRAAASLAAHGIEARHLRMFRTAADREIALAEQVAAPLQRLGQRGGGESVDRADQVVREIAAACLRLHTALVAGALGRGAR from the coding sequence ATGACGATCGGCGAGGTCCTCGCGATCCTCACGCCGGACTTCTCTGACGTCAGCATCTCCAAGATCCGCTTCCTCGAGGAGCAGGGCCTCGTCGAACCGGGCCGGACCCCCGCGGGGTACCGCAAGTTCTCCTCCGACGACGTCGACCGGTTGCGGTACGTGCTCTCCGCCCAACGCGACCACTACCTGCCGCTGAAGGTCATCCGGGAGAACCTCGAGGCCATGGACCGCGGCCTCGAGCCGCCGGAACAGCCCGGGGCGGCACCGCGCGTCCCCGAGGTCGTCGCGGCGGGCAGTGTCCCGGGGGCCGACCGGTTCGACGGCCACGCCGCCAACCTCCGGCTGACCCGGCTGGAGATCCTGCGCGAGTCCGGCGTCGACGCCGAGCTCCTCGACGCGCTCGAGGGGTTCGGCGTGCTCTCGCCCGCTCCCGGGGGCCCGTGGTACGACGGTGAGGCCCTGGAGGTGCTGCGCGCCGCGGCCTCGCTGGCGGCGCACGGCATCGAGGCCCGGCACCTGCGGATGTTCCGCACCGCCGCCGACCGTGAGATCGCCCTCGCGGAACAGGTCGCCGCGCCGCTGCAGCGCCTCGGGCAGCGAGGCGGTGGGGAGTCCGTCGACCGCGCCGACCAGGTCGTGCGGGAGATCGCGGCGGCCTGCCTGCGGCTGCACACCGCGCTCGTCGCCGGCGCGCTCGGCCGCGGCGCGCGCTGA
- a CDS encoding bifunctional nuclease family protein: MRALDVIGVRVEMPSNNPIVLLRERDGDRYLPIWIGAPEASAIAFAQQGVVPPRPLTHDLLKDVIEAVGRRLEEVRIVAVKDNVYFAELVFDGGLTVSSRTSDAIALALRVGCPIVSADQVLDSGGVPVPDEDEDEVEKFREFLDHISPEDFEADSGGA, encoded by the coding sequence GTGCGCGCGCTCGATGTCATCGGCGTCAGAGTCGAGATGCCTTCCAACAACCCGATCGTGCTGCTGCGCGAACGGGACGGCGACCGGTACCTGCCCATCTGGATCGGGGCCCCCGAGGCGAGTGCCATCGCCTTCGCCCAGCAGGGTGTGGTCCCGCCCCGTCCGCTGACCCACGACCTGCTCAAGGACGTCATCGAGGCCGTCGGCCGACGTCTGGAAGAGGTCCGGATCGTGGCGGTCAAGGACAACGTCTACTTCGCGGAACTCGTCTTCGACGGTGGCCTCACGGTCAGCTCGCGGACGTCTGACGCGATCGCCCTCGCCCTGCGCGTGGGCTGCCCCATCGTGAGCGCCGACCAGGTGCTCGACTCCGGGGGCGTCCCGGTGCCGGACGAGGACGAGGACGAGGTGGAGAAGTTCCGCGAGTTCCTCGACCACATCTCGCCCGAGGACTTCGAAGCCGATTCGGGCGGGGCCTGA